A stretch of Blastocatellia bacterium DNA encodes these proteins:
- a CDS encoding AMP-binding protein, with translation MPVGVAGELLIAGEGVVKGYFQRPELTSEKFIANPFSKSQTDKLYRTGDLARWLDDGTIEFLGRLDHQVKIRGFRIELGEIESTLEQHLAVKEVVVIAKEHELGDKQLVAYLVLNENETQHPSVGELQEWLRNRLPQYMVPALFVYLNKIPLTPNGKVDRKALPKPEQNRPKSVAELVAPRNHIEEQLTEIWKNSLKLDQISINDNFFELGGDSILALRIIARADQKGIKFTPLQFFQNPTIAQLANLVNFLTNSLAQQDLVVGAILLTPIQTWFFEQNFAELHHWNLSVNLKTKRVLDLKILEPTFQQLLLHHDALRIRFNLVESTWQQYNLENDETKIIETVYIKELSKLKQNEEIELICNNLQSSLNISSGPIIQARLFNFPDQSQSLFITIHHLVIDNISWQILLDDLQQIYLDIERNKSISLPLKTTSYKQWSESLSKYLEIGFSKEEKAYWLTQLKKPLSPLPRDFINTANTEVSLNTISVSLDEDETTFLLRKVPEIYNTQINDVFLLALAISLTKWTNNKYSLVDLESHGRENIIEGLDLSRTLGWFTSIFPFVLELTNEFNIGGSLKAIKEQVRAIPNHGIGYGIIKYLEKDKEFLDKIELLPKAEVLFNYLGQLDQVLENNELFFLSQEPIGKTRSHKAKRAYLLEVNASIVYKKITIVWSYSDQIHKKITIENLANQYLSALKAIIQHCQSPEESSYTPSDFPKSGLSQTELDELIFELIEEEEDEDESTN, from the coding sequence GTGCCAGTAGGAGTAGCAGGAGAGCTATTAATAGCAGGAGAAGGAGTAGTAAAAGGATATTTCCAACGCCCTGAGCTTACATCAGAAAAGTTTATTGCAAATCCTTTTAGCAAATCTCAAACAGACAAGTTATATAGAACAGGAGATTTAGCACGTTGGTTAGATGATGGTACTATAGAATTTCTTGGTAGGCTTGACCATCAAGTTAAAATTCGTGGTTTTCGTATTGAACTTGGTGAAATTGAGTCTACCTTAGAACAACATCTGGCAGTCAAAGAAGTTGTAGTTATAGCAAAAGAACATGAGCTAGGAGATAAACAACTTGTAGCCTATCTTGTTCTAAATGAGAATGAAACACAACACCCATCTGTAGGCGAATTACAAGAATGGTTGCGAAATAGATTACCACAATACATGGTGCCAGCACTGTTTGTATATTTAAATAAAATACCTTTAACTCCAAATGGAAAAGTTGATAGAAAAGCCTTACCTAAGCCAGAACAAAACCGGCCAAAATCAGTAGCTGAACTTGTTGCACCACGTAACCACATAGAAGAACAATTAACAGAGATTTGGAAAAATTCACTAAAATTAGACCAAATTAGTATTAATGATAACTTCTTTGAACTTGGAGGAGATTCTATTTTAGCATTACGTATTATTGCTAGAGCAGATCAAAAGGGTATCAAATTTACACCACTTCAATTTTTCCAAAATCCTACTATTGCACAGCTAGCAAATTTAGTTAATTTTTTAACAAATTCCCTTGCTCAACAAGATTTAGTTGTAGGGGCAATACTTTTAACACCTATACAAACTTGGTTTTTTGAACAAAATTTTGCTGAATTACATCATTGGAATTTGTCAGTAAATCTCAAAACAAAAAGAGTTCTTGATCTAAAAATACTAGAACCAACGTTTCAGCAATTATTACTACATCATGATGCTTTAAGAATACGTTTTAATTTAGTTGAATCAACTTGGCAACAGTACAATCTTGAAAATGATGAAACAAAGATTATTGAAACAGTTTACATTAAAGAATTATCTAAATTAAAGCAAAATGAAGAGATAGAACTAATTTGCAACAATTTACAATCAAGCTTGAATATTTCTTCTGGGCCAATAATCCAGGCAAGATTATTTAATTTTCCAGACCAATCACAGTCTTTGTTTATTACTATACACCATTTGGTTATAGATAATATTTCTTGGCAAATTTTGTTGGATGATCTCCAACAAATTTACCTTGATATTGAAAGAAATAAATCTATCTCTCTACCGCTTAAAACTACATCTTACAAACAATGGTCAGAAAGCTTAAGCAAATATTTAGAAATAGGTTTTTCAAAAGAAGAGAAAGCTTATTGGTTGACACAATTAAAAAAACCGCTATCTCCTCTTCCAAGAGATTTTATAAATACTGCTAATACAGAAGTTTCTCTTAACACAATATCTGTGTCACTTGATGAAGATGAAACTACATTTCTTTTGCGCAAAGTCCCAGAAATTTATAACACTCAAATTAACGATGTGTTTTTATTAGCTCTAGCAATTAGCCTAACAAAATGGACAAACAATAAGTATTCTTTGGTAGATTTAGAAAGCCATGGACGTGAAAACATTATAGAAGGATTAGACCTATCACGCACTTTAGGTTGGTTTACTAGTATATTTCCTTTTGTTTTAGAACTAACAAACGAATTTAATATTGGTGGTTCATTAAAGGCTATTAAAGAACAAGTAAGAGCAATTCCAAACCATGGTATTGGCTACGGAATAATCAAATACTTAGAAAAAGACAAAGAGTTTTTGGACAAAATAGAACTTTTGCCAAAAGCAGAGGTTTTGTTTAACTATTTAGGTCAACTTGATCAAGTTTTAGAAAATAATGAACTATTTTTCTTATCTCAAGAGCCTATTGGCAAAACTCGTAGTCATAAAGCAAAAAGAGCTTATTTATTAGAAGTCAATGCAAGCATAGTTTATAAAAAAATAACTATTGTTTGGTCTTATAGTGATCAAATTCACAAAAAAATAACAATAGAAAACCTAGCAAACCAGTATTTAAGCGCGTTGAAAGCGATTATTCAACATTGCCAATCACCTGAAGAAAGTAGTTATACGCCTTCAGATTTCCCAAAGTCTGGTTTAAGTCAAACAGAACTTGATGAACTTATTTTTGAACTTATTGAAGAAGAGGAAGATGAAGATGAGTCTACCAACTAA
- a CDS encoding AMP-binding protein → MEGYRKESTSNLVNINTSKNLAYIIYTSGSTGKPKGVMISHRNVINFFVGMEQRIGKYSDGVWLAVTSISFDISVLELFWTLSRGFKVVIQSDSRGVVSSTLSEADYSITEQIKRHKVSHLQCTPSLARVLTTEEEAKEAIKELKMMMVGGEALTTSLAKELINVIKGELHNMYSQQKQPFGHPHIK, encoded by the coding sequence TTGGAAGGATATAGAAAAGAAAGCACATCAAATCTAGTAAATATTAACACTAGCAAAAACTTAGCATATATTATTTATACATCAGGTTCTACAGGTAAGCCTAAAGGAGTAATGATTTCCCACCGTAATGTTATTAATTTCTTTGTTGGTATGGAGCAAAGAATTGGTAAATATTCGGACGGTGTTTGGTTAGCTGTTACTAGTATTTCCTTTGATATCTCTGTCCTTGAACTCTTTTGGACTCTATCCCGTGGCTTTAAAGTTGTTATTCAATCTGATAGCAGAGGTGTTGTTAGTTCAACTTTATCAGAAGCAGACTATTCAATAACAGAACAAATAAAAAGACATAAAGTAAGTCATTTACAATGTACACCATCATTAGCAAGAGTATTAACAACAGAAGAAGAAGCAAAAGAAGCAATAAAAGAACTAAAAATGATGATGGTAGGAGGAGAAGCATTAACAACAAGCCTAGCAAAAGAATTGATAAATGTAATAAAAGGTGAGTTACATAATATGTATAGCCAACAGAAACAACCATTTGGTCATCCACACATAAAGTAG
- a CDS encoding AMP-binding protein — translation MLILQNAFVPKIELEDITLSSLVVDNKTAKFDLTLEAYENDSGLFTIFEYNTDLFYHSTIVRMADNFLTLLESIVNNPKEHISKLSLISQAEKEELLYTWNNTYCDYDREITIHQLFEHQVTKSPSSTAIVFENNELSYKELNEKANQLAHFLRKLGVIADSRVGLLIERSSEMMIALLAILKAGAAYVPLDSSYPKDRISYMIDDAQLSVLITQNSLSSLASLYIGNTVFIDNDWKDIEKKAHQI, via the coding sequence ATGCTTATTCTTCAAAATGCTTTTGTTCCTAAAATAGAGTTAGAGGATATAACCCTTTCCTCATTGGTTGTTGACAATAAAACTGCCAAATTTGATTTAACTCTTGAAGCTTATGAAAATGATTCTGGTTTGTTTACTATTTTTGAATACAACACAGATTTATTTTATCATTCTACTATAGTAAGAATGGCAGATAATTTCTTAACGCTATTAGAATCAATAGTTAATAATCCAAAAGAACATATATCTAAATTATCTCTTATCTCTCAAGCAGAAAAAGAAGAATTACTCTACACTTGGAATAATACTTATTGTGATTATGATAGGGAAATAACTATTCATCAACTCTTTGAGCATCAAGTAACTAAATCCCCTTCTTCTACTGCTATTGTCTTTGAAAACAATGAATTAAGTTATAAAGAGTTAAATGAGAAAGCTAACCAACTAGCTCATTTCTTACGTAAGCTAGGAGTGATAGCAGATTCTAGGGTAGGTTTACTAATAGAACGCTCTAGCGAAATGATGATTGCTCTTCTTGCTATTCTTAAAGCAGGTGCGGCTTATGTTCCTTTGGATTCTTCTTATCCTAAAGATAGAATCTCTTATATGATTGATGATGCTCAGCTTAGCGTGCTTATCACTCAAAATAGTTTGTCTTCTCTTGCTTCTTTATACATTGGAAATACTGTTTTTATTGATAATGATTGGAAGGATATAGAAAAGAAAGCACATCAAATCTAG
- a CDS encoding AMP-binding protein, with translation MLILQNAFVPKIELEDITLSSLVVDNKTAKFDLTLEAYENDSGLFTIFEYNTDLFYHSTIVRMADNFLTLLESIVNNPKEHISKLSLISQAEKEKLLYTWNNTYCDYDREITIHQLFEHQVTKSPSSTAIIFEDKELSYKELNEKANQLAHFLRKLGVTADSRVGLLIERSSEMMIALLAILKAGAAYVPLDSSYPKDRISYMIDDAQLSVLITQNSLSSLASLYIGNTVFIDNDWKDIEKESTSNLVNINTSENLAYIIYTSGSTGKPKGVMISHRNVINFFVGMEQRIGKYSDGVWLAVTSISFDISVLELFWTLSRGFKVVIQSDSRGVVSSTLSEADYSITEQIKRHKVSHLQCTPSLARVLTTEEEAKEAIKELKMMMVGGEALTTSLAKELINVIKGELHNMYGPTETTIWSSTIK, from the coding sequence ATGCTTATTCTTCAAAATGCTTTTGTTCCTAAAATAGAGTTAGAGGATATAACCCTTTCCTCATTGGTTGTTGACAATAAAACTGCCAAATTTGATTTAACTCTTGAAGCTTATGAAAATGATTCTGGTTTGTTTACTATTTTTGAATACAACACAGATTTATTTTATCATTCTACTATAGTAAGAATGGCAGATAATTTCTTAACGCTACTAGAATCAATAGTTAATAATCCAAAAGAACATATCTCTAAATTATCTCTTATCTCTCAAGCAGAAAAAGAAAAATTACTCTACACTTGGAATAATACTTATTGTGATTATGATAGGGAAATAACTATTCATCAACTCTTTGAACATCAAGTAACTAAATCCCCTTCTTCTACTGCTATTATCTTTGAAGATAAAGAGTTAAGTTACAAAGAGTTAAATGAGAAAGCTAACCAACTAGCTCATTTCTTACGTAAACTAGGAGTGACAGCAGATTCTAGGGTAGGTTTATTAATAGAACGCTCTAGCGAAATGATGATTGCTCTTCTTGCTATTCTTAAAGCAGGTGCGGCTTATGTTCCTTTGGATTCTTCTTATCCTAAAGATAGAATCTCTTATATGATTGATGATGCTCAGCTTAGCGTGCTTATCACTCAAAATAGTTTGTCTTCTCTTGCTTCTTTATACATTGGAAATACTGTTTTTATTGATAATGATTGGAAGGATATAGAAAAAGAAAGCACATCAAATCTAGTAAATATTAACACTAGCGAAAACTTAGCATATATTATTTATACATCAGGCTCTACAGGTAAGCCTAAAGGAGTTATGATTTCCCACCGTAATGTTATTAATTTCTTTGTTGGTATGGAACAAAGAATTGGTAAATATTCGGATGGTGTTTGGTTAGCTGTTACTAGTATTTCCTTTGATATCTCTGTCCTTGAACTCTTTTGGACTCTATCCCGTGGCTTTAAAGTTGTTATTCAATCTGATAGCAGAGGTGTTGTTAGTTCAACTTTATCAGAAGCAGACTATTCAATAACAGAACAAATAAAGAGACATAAAGTAAGTCATTTACAATGTACACCATCATTAGCAAGAGTATTAACAACAGAAGAAGAAGCAAAAGAAGCAATAAAAGAGTTAAAAATGATGATGGTAGGAGGAGAAGCATTAACAACAAGCCTAGCAAAAGAATTGATAAATGTAATAAAAGGTGAGTTACATAATATGTATGGGCCAACAGAAACAACCATTTGGTCATCCACAATAAAGTAG